A segment of the Colletotrichum destructivum chromosome 3, complete sequence genome:
GTGCCGTCGAAGCTTGCGAAGCTTGGTAGCTGACGTTCCTCAAATAGCGCGGTTCGATTTGAGGAAAACAACAAGTCGAGAAGCGGTTGCTATCAGTGACGTCGCGGATTTTCCAAGATTCTCGGACAGAaggctgttgtcgtcgtttGGAAGATGTGGTCGCGAGCGGTCGATGTTCGCAatggaggggaagaaaagcaaaagaaTGAAGGGCTAGAGGCAGCGAAGGTGTCAGCGGCAGTGTCACGAGAAAGATTGGAACAAACTAGCATAGGCATTCGCGCGCACGAGAAATTTCGCCGCAGGAGGACACGGCAGTAGTGGTgtctggaggaggaggaggaggaggaggaggaggagggtagGCAGCCGTTGGGTGTAGCACGCGAGTAGAGCAGTTGCCCAGTCGGTGGCAGACGGAAGATGATTGTCAGTTGCTGGCCCGATAATCTGTAATGGCCCCACGGTCTGTTGTCACTTGCAGGTCGCAGCGCTATGTTGGAAACAGCAACCGCTGTACGGCGGCAGGGGGGAAGTAGACGAAGAGTAGCGATCTGAAGACGCAGTGCAAAGGAGGATTGGGCCAGGCTGAGATGGTCGCAGCAGTTATCCAATATCCGAAGTTGGGAAGCGGCAGCACAGCATAGCGTCCGCCAGTGTGGTCAGTCCCTCACCGGCTTTCTTCGGCGCTTGCAACAAGATGGGGGTCATATGATGATGATTGGGCAGATGTGATTGCAACATGCGTATGCGGAAAGCAACTCACCCAGATGACGTCAAAAAGGCAGCCGCGGCCGATACAAAGCTGGGAGGCTGTTCGCTTCTCGCGAATGCTGGGCGGATGACCGAGACTGATCAAGTTCGGGGAGGCGTAAACGTTGTTccaaagaggaagaaaggtCGCCCAGAAAGGTGGGAATGAAgggaggaagaaagaaggaggagagccGCATCCGATAGGTGTGAGACCAGAAGGGAAGAAGCAAATATTAATTGAACCGTTAATGTTGACAGTCCTCCCGTATGTGCGGTTGCGCGGGCAGCAGGAGGGATGAATGGGGTAAGGGTCTAAATTTTTGGAAGGGAATTCAGGGACTCCCCGGCTAGTTTGATCACTGTCCCCCATGCTGCCCCTCCAAAAAAAAGGACGCCTCAGCTCCTCGCTTTCCATGAACGTCGTCcggggtttttttttggggggggggtttggcTCCGACCCCCAATCGCTCACTCACCAGTCACAACACGCGCGGCGCGTGCTTCCTGTATTCAGTCTGCCGGCGGTGGTAGGCGGCCTTGACTGAAGCCATGCCCGATTCGTCCAGGAGGCCTAAGCATCCTTCAGTCAACCTGGCCAGCCGTGCCAACTACCAACCTGGGTAGTAGTGCACAGAGTACAGATACTCTCAACCCGGTTCTAATAAGCCACCGTTGTAGTTGAGGATCTCGGGAGGCGTCACGCGCAACTCCTCGAGTCAGCAACGCCAACCGTGCCAGTCAAGCCACCCGCCTGCTCTAACGATCCTActttgccttgccttgccgtCGACCTAGTATGGATGCTGAGAGCACTGCCTCCCCTGAACGATGGCTGATGTCGTGGCACTCCAACCTCCAATGTTCTTGTGAAGAGAAGGGGTGCGGGGGACGAAGACCAACCCGATCTTCGATCACCTCGTACACGGCCAAGCTAACGCTACCCAAGTGGCTGGCTATAATAGTGTAGATCCCCGGCTGAGGAAGCAAGAGACCGTCCATGAACCTAACTTGGAAACAGGCTATGAGGCAGAAGGCCAGGCTTCATTTGCAAGAGGGTTCGAAAGATTCTCCAGCATTCCCGAAGTCATCATGCCTATCTGAGTTGCCTCCTAAATCAAAGTCAGCACACTTCCCCTCCGATTTGTCTCGACCGACGTTGCCCTCTCAACGTCCTCCACCTGTAGCTGTTTATGCCTAGCGTGAGCCTGGACGCACCCCTACCTGATCGCCTCCCCCGCATGAGCCCGGTCCGCGGCCTGCAGCCAACTAACTGCTGCGCTGGCCGGGCCGACGTCAGCCTCTCCCTCTCAACGGACGGCTACGCCAACATGCGTCTCGCGCCAAAGTCTGCTAACGAATCCTCCATCGCATGTTTAACTCGTATAAGTCTTCCTGCTTGGCCAGATGATCCACTATCGGACCCAAGGTCTGCCCAGCATTACCTACGTACCTAAGTATGTAAGTAAATGTACCTACGACGTCAAACTTTGGCCCCACCCCCGCTGTCTCTAGAACCAGGAACATGGGACAGCTCAATGTagccggccgaggcgactAACAAACAATCACCAATATGGCCAATTAGTGTAGAGGCTGGTGGGTGACTTGAGTTCCCTTTGACCCGATTCTTTCTATACGTTTGAATGCAGTTCACGTTATGCATGGCCTTGCTGAATGGAAATTGGAAATCCTCAATTGGACATTTCTAGTATCTCCGTCGTCAAGGTGGCATGGACCTCATGTTCGCCTTCAAATATTTCGACCCTGAATATGTTGATATCGTGGTAACCAGACTAGCCCCTAGCATCCCTCCCAGCCACACGGAAGAGGAGTCTCCCGTCATTCGCCTTGCTGCGCAAAAACAGCCCTTGAACGCCTTCGCTGTGAATTGTTTTCCAGCCCCATTTGATAATACATGTACTGTAAGTTCGTGGCCGTCTTCCTACATATGCCTAGAGACGTTTGTCGACTTTTCTATGTCGAGCATAGCCGCCTTGATTATcccctccttcgccttcaGAGTTGACTAGGCGCGGTGGTCTTCGTCCATCCCTTGTTCTTCATGTTCGCCTCGATGGCCCTCCAGATCGACTCCGCGGCCTCCTTGTCCCTGAACTTCGCAGCCTCCTGAGCTCCAGTACCGTCACGCCATCTGTCGACACCTAGCTGCAACACACGATGTCCCCATTCCTTGACGCTGTCGGGCGGCTGCTCGCCGCGCCAGCCGATGAAGATACCCAGAACGCGGCGAAAGAGGTCCGGAGGGGAGCTCCATTTGTAGTTCTTGAACTGCCAAGACTGGCCCGTGGTGAATACAGCGACGACGCGGTTCCAGTACTCGGGTTTGAACTGCTCGGGGCCTTCGACAAGGATAAAGCGCATGGGCCGCGAAGGATCGATGTCCTTCATGACACGAGAGACGTGCAGCATGCTGGCGGCGGCACTGCCGTCGGGTTGCACATAACGTCCTCCCTCGAGGAAGGATCGAATATTGGACAGCCGGAGCAGTGACGAGGCGGAAGGCGAtaggaggatgatggggtcCGGCCGACGCGTCGGGGGCTTCTGGTTGATGGGGAGCGACGGGTTCGTGCTGATGCTCGCTGCGCCATGAGGTTTCTTCTGTATAAAGGGAACGGCGAGCTTGCGGACGTGGGAGAAGTCCTGGAAAGCCTCACGTTAGCTGCACGTAAGTTGAGACCTGGCGCTCTGCGCGACTCACTGTGGGCTTCACGCCGCGCAACACCGAGTTGCGGTCACCCATCTTGCGCTCGCCGTTATAGATAACCGCCAGTCGAGGGTCCAATGTGCCGCGTCCAGCTCGGCTGGCTGCGGTCGCCGGCGCAGTCTTAGACGCGCTCGCGCCAGTTCcctccttgccgtccttgtcgccggcCAACGGCTTGATGTGCTCACTCTCCTCACTAGCGCCTTCCAGCCAGGTGAACAGATCTAGGCGTTCGACGAAAGCAAGGTTCTGGACCGTCCCGAGGCTGCCCAATTCCTCGTTGAGGCGAGTCGCGCTTGCATTGTACTCGGGAATTGCGACATCCTTGTTCAGCCAAGCGAAGTAGATTGATCGCAGGTCGACAGGGCGGTCGCTGGAGATGAAGCGCGTGGGCGTTGAAAGCAATACCGATACTGGGGCTGGGTGAGAGAAGAGCAGATGAGTGGCTTTCGAGAGGGCTACTTCGGGTGCAGACGCATCGGCGGACGCTGTCGGGACTGCAGGTCGCTTGGATGCGATGGATTGCCGCAGCAGGAACAGGGGATCCTGCTCAACAGCAGCCATCGTGAAATGTCAAATTTTCGGTGCCAAGAAGCTTTTTCGTAGGTGCCTGGAGCTTCTAAGAGCTTGCAAAGATAGCCAAAATACGGACTTGAACGAATTGAGCGCGGTGAGACTTGACGACGAAGCAACCGCGATCAGGAGTTTGGAAGCCTCGAGTTTTGGGACCGAGAAGTTCAGCCTCAGTCGCTAGGCACACTAGCCACAACAGCCTTCGTCAATCAAGCTGTGTCTGCTGCGCCACATCTCACCTCCCTTCTTGAGTTGCTACGCCACTCGATCCCACTTCATCCGCAATCTTAGACAGACACTGGCAAGTTGCAACAGGCATGGGCATGTTCACAACTGCGTACAAGACTACTCTTTAGGACATTTTTTGCTTAGCTACGACGTTGCCTCCACGGTTGAATTCAGTCTGGACATGGAACGGCTGATTCATGGTCACTCCTCAATCTCTCGTCGATCTGTGAAGTGATGGATACTTCCGATCCCTGACGCCTGTCGCTTACAATATGTTCAACCTTGAGAAGAGATCCTGTCTTCCTCCGACCGTGATATACACACAACCCTCTGCCGCCTGAAGAATGTTTGGGGTTGGCTGGGCACATTGGGCTGTTTGGGAGATGCTCCGGTATGTCGAATTCAAACTTTGGCAAGGACGTCAATTTCCTTTTGGACTGGGACCGCTGCTTCGCATCCCACCATTCTTTGGGTTTCTTGGGGATATCAACGTCACGTCTCGGCTGGCACCGCTTCAAGCTTGCCGATCTGTAAGGTTGCGACGGATTCCAGGTGTCTCCATCTCCCCCAGGTGGTACCATTTCGGTGAAGAACCCGCGTGGCTTTCCGTCGGCAGTCTTATGTGTAGGCGGAGTCCTTACGCGCGTGGCTTCCTGCGTCGACTATCAACATTAAAATGCCTAATTAtacaacggcggcgactcACTCCAGCTGGATATGGGGTCGTTGCATAGTCGGACTGGCCTGGTAATTAACATTAGCCTCAAAGCACCTGGCACAACCATGGACTGATGCATCTACGATAGTGAAAACTGTCGGGATCGGGTGTTGCCGGTGGTGTTTTCCCGGCCAAAACCTCTCGAATGGAACTTGTGACGCTGCTGATGGTCTGTTCCGAGTCTTTACGATGCCAGGGCGCTTTTCCAAACCAACCCGTTCCATGTTTTGACCCgttttgttcttctttgTTGACGAACCAAGCCAGAGCCTTGAGACCCGTCGTAGTCGCAGCATCTTTCGACACCTCGGTCGTTTGCGGATGGTTTGATTCTGGGGCGGCAATGCTTGGATTTTTCTCCTTAGTGTCAGCAGTAAACTACCGTGTAATAGAAACACCGAAGTACTCACTGTCTTGCACTTGAATAAAGAAGAGAACTTGATACCCTTGCGACTCTTGATGCTTGGTTCTGCGGTTTCCCCGAGATGAGGTGGGCTTGAGGGGGGCTGAAAGTTCGCCTCCACCTCTTCAACGTGCGCCCTCAAGGTGTTCATAGTCTGGGCGATGCTGGGTATTTGTTCGCCACAACTACTCATCGGTTCGGGGGTTCCTGGTTGTTGCAGAGACAAGACGAGAGCTCTTTCGGACAGAGGACTCAGAGGCTCGGTGGGATCTAGAGTTCCTTTGAGGAATGGTTCAGTTTGTTGAGGTTGGAGTTCGGGTTCGCTGGTAGCAATTCCCCGAAATTTGCCAGTTTTGGCCGTCCATTTCCAAATTCTGTTACCGCTGCTTGTCCGCGACCCTCTTAGGATCACTTCTCTTTCCGCCCAGTACCCGTCCGGGAACCATACCTATTCATACCCTTCTCTGGGAGATCTTGGTGGATCAAAGCATAGTCCTGGCATCGGGGTCAAATGAGCATATTGTGGTGACTGCCTGGTAGATGCAGACCTGGGTGACGAGACGGTTGTTaatggcggcgatgagggcgaccTCAACATTGCCGTTCTCCCGAAATATCCATCTCCGATCATTGGAGTAGGGGTGCTTGAGCCGTCCCAGCTGTCTCCTGGAGTGTCTGAGGATATCTCCGGGGGAGTGACTCGGAGAGCAGTCTTGAAAGACAGCCTCTGCACATCACGGTGAGCGGCTGGGTACGATTGCGAGGATGATCTGTGAAAACATTAATGCCCATGCCTTTCCCCTCGATAATAGACAGTCCTACGATCTTCTTCGCGAGTTGAAAGGGTTTAAGAACGGCATGACGCCCAACGGCGGGTCGCTTCCGGATCCTCGACGTGTTGGCGCTCCATCAATGGTACCAAGGACCGGATCATCGGCCATATTCCGTGGTTCTTATAGGTAGACAAACGATTCAGCAGAAAGCATAATCTAATAACAAAGGTCGTTACGATATGTAGGGTAGGAAGGGTCTAGGGCGAGACGGAAAACAGGAAGAGATGTGACGCGGCGAGACGGAGAAAACCAAAAGATGCCTGCGTTGACTAATGCCCATTCTACAACACTGAACGGGGAAGCTTCACAGAGTCGTCGGCGTGTTGTGGCCCGCACCTGCTCCTACCTGGGTAGGTAGTAATGGCGTGTTCCGAaacggcaacggcaatgAATCTGGCATGTCACTGGAAATGGCAGGATCTTTGATCAggcacggcgtcgacgctTTCTCCCTCCATCAACGCGACAAGCGAAGACGCCCACAGTGTTCTCAGAATCCATTCGATTAGGATTGCGGGTATCAAATCAGATCTGCTAACGCCTTTTAATGCCCCGGGGTCGGCCAGTCTCCAACTCCCATATCCCAGTTTTCGTTTCGTTCAGTCAACTAGCATCgtgtcatcgccgtcaaACGGAGCGCCCTGCTGCTCAACCGCCACGCCCTTGCCTCTGCCAGCCAGCAGTTCCCTCCGAATTTCAGGTGCGATCGAGTGGTGGCCGTGCGACAAGAGCAAGTCAAGAAGGGCCTCTCGCTGGTCCTCGCTCAGATCGTTTCTGTATCTCTGGGCGAAAGCCAGCAAACTCTGATGGAAGACAACGGGCAACGACTTGACCATGTCCCCGGAGAACGACTGGCCTTCCTTGATCGATGCCGGATCCACACTTCGGAACCTCAGGAAATGGAAAACAACCGAGTCGATGACTTGATAGGGAAGAGCgtacttcttctccagcAAAGTTTTAATGAAGATATTGGCCGCTCCACCGCCCTCGGTGCCGTGTGAGGCTTCCTGAGCCGCACTGTAATCAAATCAGCATCATCCTGAGCACGTTGGACGGGCGAAATACGCACATTTCGGTGATACCCttcagggcggcggcagaatGGAGGACTGGCACCGATACTCTGGCAAGCACCGCAGAGACAATGTGTGCCTCGCGAACGGTGCAGCCGCTCGACAGCAGAGGGAacaagaagccgaggaagaaTGCTCGGGGCTTGTAAAGGGACTTCTTTAGCGCGTTGAACAAGTGCACGTTCAGCTTCTTGTTCTCGTAGATGTCCTCACGGACCTTGTCGAGAACAACAATCTCCATGAACTTCTGGCAGACAAGGGGCTTTGAGGATGAGAAGATCCTCGTTGCCTGGTACACGGCATTGGGCGTCCATTTTTGGGGCTCGGTGATCTCGATGATGTCCTCCCAGTGCGGCAGGGTCGGAAGAATCTTGAAGGGCTTCGGCAAGGGACCGCTTTTGTATCGCGACAGAATGTGGCCGATCCTGGTGCACTCGTTAGCAAAGGTCTTCCGACAACACAACCGACATCGCCACCTACTTTGTGTATACTTCGATGACCTTTGGGGGAAGCTGGTAGTCTTCGTCAATTACTGGCACGCCGGCTGCTTTCCGAGCCTCAGCGGCCTCATGCGCGGCAATTTTCTCCAAGATGAGCTCCGTCAGGTtggtgccgccgccagccatCTCGTCATCGGGACCCTTGCTACCCCAGCCGTGCTGGTTCAGCATCGCCGCAGGATCGTCCTCAGATTCGGGCAAGAACTTGCGGTACGTCTCGAGGTCCTCCGGGTCGATCTCAACCTCTTCAACAAtttcatcctcttcgccccacgcttcctcgtcctcgtaTGCCTGttcttcgccgccaacatcgacACCGTATCTCGACTCAATTCCGAAAAGGTCGACGGTGGGTTTCGCAGCAACTTCTGGTTTGGCGGTtccatcctcatcggcgagcTCACGGCCTAGCCGAAGAATGGTGCGACTCCGTGTCGCATCGACAAAGccctcgccgttgtcgtcgtcgtcgtcggtagtcttgcccttcttcttcttgggcgccTTGTTCTTCAAAGGACCCGTAGCAAGGATATCATCCTGCAGGGGGTTGTGTCTGCGCGACTGGCGGTCGGTCGGGGTGGTTGCCTTGCCCATTTTCGAAGATACTCGGACACAATGTGATCGTGACGGAGAGCGATAGACAAACGGGATTGGCGGTCacctcctttttttttcctgTGCCCAAGCCAGAAATTTTTGATTTTCTTATCGATTGCCCCGCGCCTGAAATGCCCAGAACCCTGGACCAGCTTTGAGTGGGTCGTGAACGACTTTCTGGCCAATTAAAACCCCTGCTATTGACTTCATCGGCGGACATAGCGACTGCCCCGCCACAACACCCCACCAAAAAGCTTCTGCGAGTGACTCTCCTGGTCTGTCTTACAGAGAAACCGAGACAACTTTCTTGGAACATCTGTTAAAAGTTGGCACGTATTTGGAAATCTGTCTCTCATTTTCGCAGTATCTCACTTTATCAAACGTCAAAATGCCAACAGAACTGGAAGAGGTATGCTCATTCGATCAAAGTGTTCCGAGGACTTGGCTCATGCTGTGACAGCTCGTGGGCTTCATCGCTCATCCCACCCCTCAACTCAGAAAAGTAGCCATAGAAAACCTGGTCGGTTACTCTCAAGCGCAACCTTCGATCTTCAAGACAGAGAACTTGACACCGGTCAAACATCTCAAGTTTCTTGTCAGAGACCATCCTGtaagcaaaaaaaaaatggGTTGTCTCAACGAAGATCCCTCAACTAATCAGTGTTTAGCAAATCGCTGAACATGCCCTCACAATCCTCATCAACCtcacggccgagaaggacgtGCTCGAGAACGTTGCGACAGACCAGAAGTTTATTGACATCGTGTTGGACTTGATTGTGGTAAGTGAGAGTCTCCGGAGAGGAGACAGAAGAACCCACCCTCGAATGACGCCCAGGCACTCACTGATACTCCTGAACAGAAACCCGACGAGCCAAACGCCAACTCCATGGCCATGCTACTTGCAAACTTGGCAAAATGGGACGGTCTTAATACTATCGTTTCAAAGAAgcaaacgccgccgccggagctcAAGTCGAATGACTTGGTGCTCAACCAGCTTGTTGATCTcttcgtcaaggagaagggggccTACAACAAGGATGCGGATTACGACTACCTCGCTTATCTATTCGCCGATCTCACCAAGCACACCGAGGTGCGGCAGCACTTCGTCACGAGACAGGAATACGACGAAGTCATTCCCATCACCAAGCTCAAGGTCTTCACCGAGCATCAGTCCGAGATCCGGAGAAAGGGAGTCGCGAGCACCATCAAGAACGTCGCCTTTGAGATTCAATTTCACCCGACGttcatggacgaggacgaggtcgacatcCTGCCCTACATCCTCCTGCCTATCACTGGTAACGAGGAGtatgacgaggacgacaccATGGGCATGCTTCCCGACTtgcagctgctgccgcccgaCAAGAAGCGTGATTCGGACCCGAA
Coding sequences within it:
- a CDS encoding Putative Cell division control protein, whose translation is MAAVEQDPLFLLRQSIASKRPAVPTASADASAPEVALSKATHLLFSHPAPVSVLLSTPTRFISSDRPVDLRSIYFAWLNKDVAIPEYNASATRLNEELGSLGTVQNLAFVERLDLFTWLEGASEESEHIKPLAGDKDGKEGTGASASKTAPATAASRAGRGTLDPRLAVIYNGERKMGDRNSVLRGVKPTDFSHVRKLAVPFIQKKPHGAASISTNPSLPINQKPPTRRPDPIILLSPSASSLLRLSNIRSFLEGGRYVQPDGSAAASMLHVSRVMKDIDPSRPMRFILVEGPEQFKPEYWNRVVAVFTTGQSWQFKNYKWSSPPDLFRRVLGIFIGWRGEQPPDSVKEWGHRVLQLGVDRWRDGTGAQEAAKFRDKEAAESIWRAIEANMKNKGWTKTTAPSQL
- a CDS encoding Putative bystin, which produces MGKATTPTDRQSRRHNPLQDDILATGPLKNKAPKKKKGKTTDDDDDNGEGFVDATRSRTILRLGRELADEDGTAKPEVAAKPTVDLFGIESRYGVDVGGEEQAYEDEEAWGEEDEIVEEVEIDPEDLETYRKFLPESEDDPAAMLNQHGWGSKGPDDEMAGGGTNLTELILEKIAAHEAAEARKAAGVPVIDEDYQLPPKVIEVYTKIGHILSRYKSGPLPKPFKILPTLPHWEDIIEITEPQKWTPNAVYQATRIFSSSKPLVCQKFMEIVVLDKVREDIYENKKLNVHLFNALKKSLYKPRAFFLGFLFPLLSSGCTVREAHIVSAVLARVSVPVLHSAAALKGITEIAAQEASHGTEGGGAANIFIKTLLEKKYALPYQVIDSVVFHFLRFRSVDPASIKEGQSFSGDMVKSLPVVFHQSLLAFAQRYRNDLSEDQREALLDLLLSHGHHSIAPEIRRELLAGRGKGVAVEQQGAPFDGDDTMLVD
- a CDS encoding Putative protein HGH1, armadillo-like helical, protein Hgh1, which translates into the protein MPTELEELVGFIAHPTPQLRKVAIENLVGYSQAQPSIFKTENLTPVKHLKFLVRDHPQIAEHALTILINLTAEKDVLENVATDQKFIDIVLDLIVKPDEPNANSMAMLLANLAKWDGLNTIVSKKQTPPPELKSNDLVLNQLVDLFVKEKGAYNKDADYDYLAYLFADLTKHTEVRQHFVTRQEYDEVIPITKLKVFTEHQSEIRRKGVASTIKNVAFEIQFHPTFMDEDEVDILPYILLPITGNEEYDEDDTMGMLPDLQLLPPDKKRDSDPKIIQTHVETLLLFTTTREGRDLLRRVKVYPIIRETHARVDDEGVKDACDRLVQVLMRDEEPAEGEVEGETKLKELTNGSRVEELEDDDDIVEV